One genomic segment of Vulpes vulpes isolate BD-2025 chromosome 2, VulVul3, whole genome shotgun sequence includes these proteins:
- the SMYD4 gene encoding SET and MYND domain-containing protein 4 isoform X1, with product MDLPVDEWKSYVFQKWSLLPKSIQDTISTADALRDIFLHSSSLLQPEDEMFLNNLSRGYFVGKDPNAPPFYREEGNKKFQKKDYVGATVLYSKGISHSRPHTVDISLCYANRSAALFYLDQYEMCLKDITRAQMHGYPERLQPKVMLRKTECLVTLGRLQEAGQTIRDLESNFAAKPTLAAAQFQILQRNLCRLKRKVQEKGNLTETYTATLTKTFEDMDLREENEQISSASSSVSLCIDPLKGRYLIATKDILPGELLVKEDAFVSVLNPGEMPPGLHHGLENKWDTRVTNGDLYCHRCLKHTLATVPCDGCSYAKYCSNECMQQAWDLYHQIECSLGGLLLTLGIFCHIALRSTLLARFEDASKVIRKLCSEISNKDMCSPESENLVQILNYDLGEEGERHGKTVKIPVPGCDINGKYENNYNAVFNLLAHTENHSPEYKFLCALSVSALCRQLEAADSKKPETAAPPALYSELNIWGVAMLKHMLQLQCNAQAITTIQETALSGSKENNVSNSRQIRLATGIFPVVSLLNHSCSPNTSVSFISTVATIRASQQIGKGQEILHCYGPHYSRMGVADRQQKLRSQYFFDCGCPACQKEKHRAVARPRWEAFCCNQCGALLQGGDILSCGSMSCTESVSRDHLTSQLQDLQQQVGIAQELLRSGKLEQAVQLLLECRHDAESFLSTEHSMVGEIEDALAQTYAALGDWQKSATHLQKSLRVVEVRHGPSSVEVGHELFKLAQLFFNGFAIPEALNTVERAEKVLMVHYGPCNDEIQELQKMKSCLLNSPPIPLGPSL from the exons GCCTGAGGATGAGATGTTTTTGAACAATCTCTCTAGAGGTTACTTTGTGGGAAAGGACCCTAATGCTCCCCCTTTCTacagagaagaaggaaacaaaaaatttcaGAAGAAGGATTATGTGGGAGCCACAGTGCTGTACTCTAAG GGAATATCACATTCAAGGCCTCACACTGTAGACATTTCACTGTGTTATGCCAATCGCTCTGCAGCCCTCTTCTACCTGGATCAGTATGAA atgTGTCTTAAAGATATCACGAGAGCACAGATGCATGGGTATCCAGAAAGATTGCAACCCAAGGTGATGTTGCGTAAGACTGAATGTCTGGTAACCCTGGGGAGACTGCAGGAGGCAGGCCAGACCATCAGGGATCTTGAAAGTAACTTTGCCGCCAAACCAACCCTAGCAGCTGCCCAGTTTCAAATTCTGCAGAGAAACCTCTGTCGTCTGAAAAGAAAGGTACAAGAGAAGGGGAATCTCACAGAAACCTACACAGCAACTCTAACCAAAACCTTTGAGGATATGGACCTAAGGGAAGAGAATGAACAGATTTCCAGTGCATCGTCATCTGTCAGCCTATGCATAGACCCCTTAAAAGGCCGCTATCTGATTGCTACAAAAGATATTCTCCCGGGAGAGCTCTTGGTGAAGGAGGATGCTTTTGTGAGTGTCCTTAACCCAGGAGAAATGCCACCAGGACTACATCATGGCCTAGAGAACAAATGGGATACCAGAGTTACCAATGGGGACCTCTACTGTCACCGATGTTTGAAGCATACTCTGGCCACAGTTCCCTGTGATGGATGCAGCTATGCGAAGTATTGCAGCAATGAGTGTATGCAGCAGGCCTGGGATCTTTATCATCAAATAGAGTGTTCTCTAGGGGGACTGCTGCTCACACTGGGTATCTTTTGCCACATTGCCCTGAGGTCGACTCTTTTAGCTAGATTTGAGGATGCAAGCAAAGTCATAAGGAAGCTTTGTAGTGAGATCAGTAACAAGGACATGTGTTCACCTGAGAGCGAGAATCTGGTACAAATACTCAATTATGACCTAGGAGAGGAGGGTGAGAGACATGGCAAAACAGTTAAGATCCCAGTTCCAGGATGTGATATTAACGGGAAATACGAAAATAACTATAATGCTGTCTTCAATCTCTTGGCCCATACTGAAAACCATAGCCCAGAATACAAATTCCTCTGTGCTCTAAGTGTCTCTGCACTGTGCAGGCAGCTCGAAGCAGCCGATTCCAAGAAGCCAGAAACAGCAGCACCTCCTGCCTTGTATTCAGAGTTGAATATCTGGGGAGTAGCCATGTTGAAGCACATGTTACAGCTGCAGTGTAATGCTCAGGCAATAACCACCATCCAGGAAACAG CACTTTCAGGATCTAAAGAAAACAACGTTAGCAACAGCAGGCAGATCCGCCTTGCCACAGGCATCTTCCCCGTGGTCAGCCTCCTGAACCATTCCTGCAGCCCCAATACCAGTGTGTCCTTCATTAGCACCGTCGCCACCATCCGGGCATCACAGCAGATTGGGAAAGGGCAAGAGATCCTCCACTGCTATG GGCCTCACTACAGCAGGATGGGTGTTGCCGACAGGCAGCAGAAGCTGAGGTCTCAGTATTTCTTTGATTGTGGCTGCCCAGCGtgtcagaaggagaagcacagaGCCGTTGCCAGGCCCCGGTGGGAGGCATTCTGCTGTAACCAGTGCGGAGCACTCCTGCAG GGAGGTGACATCCTGAGCTGTGGCAGCATGTCCTGTACGGAATCGGTCAGCAGGGATCACCTCACCTCTCAGTTACAGGACCTCCAGCAGCAGGTTGGGATTGCCCAGGAGCTTCTCAGAAGTGGTAAACTAG AGCAAGCTGTTCAGCTGTTGCTGGAGTGCCGGCATGATGCTGAGAGCTTCCTGTCAACAGAACACAGCATGGTAGGAGAAATCGAGGATGCCCTGGCCCAGACCTACGCTGCCTTAG ggGACTGGCAAAAGTCAGCTACCCATCTACAGAAGAGTCTCCGAGTGGTTGAGGTTCGCCATGGGCCATCCAGTGTTGAAGTGGGCCATGAGCTCTTCAAACTAGCCCAACTCTTTTTCAATGG GTTTGCAATCCCAGAAGCACTGAACACAGTCGAGAGGGCAGAAAAGGTTCTGATGGTACACTATGGCCCTTGCAATGACGAGATCCAGGAGCTACAGAAGATGAAATCTTGTTTATTGAACTCGCCGCCCATCCCCTTGGGGCCTTCATTGTAG
- the SMYD4 gene encoding SET and MYND domain-containing protein 4 isoform X2: MDLPVDEWKSYVFQKWSLLPKSIQDTISTADALRDIFLHSSSLLQPEDEMFLNNLSRGYFVGKDPNAPPFYREEGNKKFQKKDYVGATVLYSKGISHSRPHTVDISLCYANRSAALFYLDQYEMCLKDITRAQMHGYPERLQPKVMLRKTECLVTLGRLQEAGQTIRDLESNFAAKPTLAAAQFQILQRNLCRLKRKVQEKGNLTETYTATLTKTFEDMDLREENEQISSASSSVSLCIDPLKGRYLIATKDILPGELLVKEDAFVSVLNPGEMPPGLHHGLENKWDTRVTNGDLYCHRCLKHTLATVPCDGCSYAKYCSNECMQQAWDLYHQIECSLGGLLLTLGIFCHIALRSTLLARFEDASKVIRKLCSEISNKDMCSPESENLVQILNYDLGEEGERHGKTVKIPVPGCDINGKYENNYNAVFNLLAHTENHSPEYKFLCALSVSALCRQLEAADSKKPETAAPPALYSELNIWGVAMLKHMLQLQCNAQAITTIQETALSGSKENNVSNSRQIRLATGIFPVVSLLNHSCSPNTSVSFISTVATIRASQQIGKGQEILHCYGPHYSRMGVADRQQKLRSQYFFDCGCPACQKEKHRAVARPRWEAFCCNQCGALLQVNLSSPFYFPLGQEASHPAQRQAPNRCATQGSLVARN; this comes from the exons GCCTGAGGATGAGATGTTTTTGAACAATCTCTCTAGAGGTTACTTTGTGGGAAAGGACCCTAATGCTCCCCCTTTCTacagagaagaaggaaacaaaaaatttcaGAAGAAGGATTATGTGGGAGCCACAGTGCTGTACTCTAAG GGAATATCACATTCAAGGCCTCACACTGTAGACATTTCACTGTGTTATGCCAATCGCTCTGCAGCCCTCTTCTACCTGGATCAGTATGAA atgTGTCTTAAAGATATCACGAGAGCACAGATGCATGGGTATCCAGAAAGATTGCAACCCAAGGTGATGTTGCGTAAGACTGAATGTCTGGTAACCCTGGGGAGACTGCAGGAGGCAGGCCAGACCATCAGGGATCTTGAAAGTAACTTTGCCGCCAAACCAACCCTAGCAGCTGCCCAGTTTCAAATTCTGCAGAGAAACCTCTGTCGTCTGAAAAGAAAGGTACAAGAGAAGGGGAATCTCACAGAAACCTACACAGCAACTCTAACCAAAACCTTTGAGGATATGGACCTAAGGGAAGAGAATGAACAGATTTCCAGTGCATCGTCATCTGTCAGCCTATGCATAGACCCCTTAAAAGGCCGCTATCTGATTGCTACAAAAGATATTCTCCCGGGAGAGCTCTTGGTGAAGGAGGATGCTTTTGTGAGTGTCCTTAACCCAGGAGAAATGCCACCAGGACTACATCATGGCCTAGAGAACAAATGGGATACCAGAGTTACCAATGGGGACCTCTACTGTCACCGATGTTTGAAGCATACTCTGGCCACAGTTCCCTGTGATGGATGCAGCTATGCGAAGTATTGCAGCAATGAGTGTATGCAGCAGGCCTGGGATCTTTATCATCAAATAGAGTGTTCTCTAGGGGGACTGCTGCTCACACTGGGTATCTTTTGCCACATTGCCCTGAGGTCGACTCTTTTAGCTAGATTTGAGGATGCAAGCAAAGTCATAAGGAAGCTTTGTAGTGAGATCAGTAACAAGGACATGTGTTCACCTGAGAGCGAGAATCTGGTACAAATACTCAATTATGACCTAGGAGAGGAGGGTGAGAGACATGGCAAAACAGTTAAGATCCCAGTTCCAGGATGTGATATTAACGGGAAATACGAAAATAACTATAATGCTGTCTTCAATCTCTTGGCCCATACTGAAAACCATAGCCCAGAATACAAATTCCTCTGTGCTCTAAGTGTCTCTGCACTGTGCAGGCAGCTCGAAGCAGCCGATTCCAAGAAGCCAGAAACAGCAGCACCTCCTGCCTTGTATTCAGAGTTGAATATCTGGGGAGTAGCCATGTTGAAGCACATGTTACAGCTGCAGTGTAATGCTCAGGCAATAACCACCATCCAGGAAACAG CACTTTCAGGATCTAAAGAAAACAACGTTAGCAACAGCAGGCAGATCCGCCTTGCCACAGGCATCTTCCCCGTGGTCAGCCTCCTGAACCATTCCTGCAGCCCCAATACCAGTGTGTCCTTCATTAGCACCGTCGCCACCATCCGGGCATCACAGCAGATTGGGAAAGGGCAAGAGATCCTCCACTGCTATG GGCCTCACTACAGCAGGATGGGTGTTGCCGACAGGCAGCAGAAGCTGAGGTCTCAGTATTTCTTTGATTGTGGCTGCCCAGCGtgtcagaaggagaagcacagaGCCGTTGCCAGGCCCCGGTGGGAGGCATTCTGCTGTAACCAGTGCGGAGCACTCCTGCAGGTgaatctctcttcccccttctatTTTCCACTGGGGCAGGAGGCCAGTCACCCAGCCCAAAG gcaggcgccaaaccgctgcgccacccagggatccctggttgcaAGAAAttaa